The genomic stretch CGCCCGTTCTCAATTAGCGCTGGCGCACTACCTGGACCAGGTCGGTGAAACTGAAAAAGCGCGTCACGTCTATCTGCAAGCCCGGCTAGACCATCCTGAAAATGGGGATGTGTTGAACAACTTTGGCACATTTTTATGTAAGCACGGCGACTACCTTTCTGCTGATACACTGTTTAATCAGGCGCTGCAAAGGCCGGATTACAATCAGCCCGCCGCCACTTTAGAAAATGCGGCGCTGTGTGCAAACAAGTCCGGCAACCAAAAACAAGCGATACACTATCTTGACCGCAGCCTGAATTATGACCCGTCTCAAGCCACCGCTTGGCTGGCACTGACCCGCATGCAATTAGCTGCGGGTAACACAGAAGATGCTCGCAACACGCTGCGCGGGTTTAGCCAGCGTTTCGGTAACCCAAAGGCAGTGCAACAACTTTGGCTGGAAGTGAATGCGGCTTGGGGGAGACACAAAAAAACCAGCGCTGAGCGCCGGCTTCTGTTGAAGTGAATGACTTATCATGTAAATCAACAACTACCTCTGTCATTTAGTCACTAACGTTTTTGGTTGATATTGGTCGGACGGCCATCCTTGCCACCTTTGCGATCCCGATAATGGGTCCGGCGCAGGCGACGCACCTTGGTGGAACGGTTAATCTTTTTGTATTCACGATACAGGATGCGAATAAACAGCCCCAATCCGATCAGAAACAACACGGACAAAATGGAAAGTGAAGGCACACACAACCAATCCGGCTGACACGGTGAATAGAATTCGAATTCCATTCTACACCTCCTTGACTGTTTATTCCGTTGAGTAGGTTAACTTCTACATAAGTTTAGCGCTTTAAGCTTAACCACAGCTTGCGTTGCTCCGCATTGTGAAAAGTCCAGGCCACAAAACGACTGATTTTCTGGCCTTGCTGCATCTCTACTATCTGTATCGACGCCGCGCCGACTTTCTGAAGCTGTTTTTTCATCCAGCGTACGTTATCACTTTTCGAGATCAAGGTCGTGAACCACAGAACCTGCCTGGCAAAGTGCTGACTTTCCTGCGCCATATTCTTAATAAACTCGGCTTCGCCTCCGGGGCACCACAACTCAGCCTTCTGACCCCCAAAGTTAAGCGTATTCGCGCTATGTTGCGGCGCTGTCATTTGCACGACCGGCGCTCCACGTTTACGCTGGTTATCACGCAAGTTACGAATTTTACGTTCAGTGCCTTGCTGCGCTTCGGCCAGCGAAGCATGAAACGGCGGGTTACAAGTCGTCACATCAAAACGCTCATCAGCCCCGATAATGCCGCTGAACATCGCCTTACTGTTTTTCTGCAGTCGCGCTGCAATTTTTCCTTTCAATAGCGGATTATTGCTGGCAATCAGATTGGCCTGTTTGACCGATACCGGATCGACGTCGCTGCCGACATAACTCCAGCCATACTCGGTCACGCCGATGATCGGATAAATGCAGTTGGCACCAATGCCAATATCTAACGCTCGTATGGCTTTATGATTCAGCGCCGGAAAATCCTGGCTGAGCAAGTCCGCCACGCGGTGGATATAATCTGCACGTCCCGGAATAGGCGGACATAAATAGCCTTCCGGAATATCCCAGTTCATCACACCATAATGATGAGCCAGCAAGGCTTTATTAAGCAGTTTCACCGCCAGTGGATCAGAAAAGGCAATCGTCCAATCCCCTTTGGGATTTTTGATCAGGTGACGCTTGAGGTCCGGTAAAGCCTGACACAAAGCATCAAAATCATAATTCCCTTTGTGACGGTTACGGACATGCAGACCGGCTTTTCCTGTCTGTTTCGCCGATTGCGGCTTCGCCGAGGGCGATTTGCCAGGCTTCTGACCCGGCGTTCGCTGACTCGCCGTTTGCGGATCTGTTTTGCCAGACGGCTTACGACCAGGTTTCACGTCCGACTTACGTTGATGCTCTGCTTTCGGCTGCTCTGCTTTATCCTGACGGTTTTTATAACAACGCGGTTTGTCAGTGACACGAGCTGGGTGGTTGCCGGATGATTTAAGTGGTGGTTTAGGCATGATTATTTTCCTGCTCTCAGTTCAAGAACCATCATGTATAAGCGCGCATCCAATTCGAGTTGATGGTAATTCGGTTCCATATGGCAACAAAGCTGATAAAACGCTTTATTGTGTTCCTTTTCGCGCAGGTGAGCCAGTTCATGCACCACTAACATACGCAGCAGCGGCTCCGGCGCATTTTTAAATGCACTGGCAATTCGAATTTCATTTTTGGCTTTGATTTTGTTGCCATGCACCCGGGAAACATAGGTGTGCAGGCCCAGCGCGTTGTTAATGAGGTGAATCTTGCCGTCATACACTACTTTGCTCAGTGGCGCGGTCTTCTTCATGTACTGGTTTTTTATCTCCAGCGTGTAGGCATACAGTGCCTTCTCACTCTGGACGTCATGGCGCTGCGGATAACGCTGCTCGAACCAGCTGACCAGTTTATCGGCGTCGACCAGGCGTTCTACCGATTCGATAATGTGAGCAGGATAACCCTGGATATATTTCAGTACGGGATTCATAGTGACAACGCTTTTTCAGATCAAACATGTTCGCGAAAAGTCGGGGGCGCAAAGTGTACCCGAAACCTGGCGCTGAATCATCCGCGATTTACTCGCCACGGATTCAAAAAATCCGTCAAGCCGGGGCAGAAGATTGAACGCTGACAAAACCGATGCGGGTTTGCATCTGATCCGCTGGATGGTTAAACTCAGCGCCCTTGTTCCATTTACAGGCCCGAACCATGAAACGAGTTGTACTTTACGTTAAAGATAAATGTCCGCATTGCAAAGATGCCCAGCGCCACCTGGACGCCAAAGGCATCAAATACCGTTTATGCAACGCGAAAATGGAACGCGGCCGTAAAGAGCTCGACGCTATGGGTGCACGCAGCCTGCCAGCGCTGAAAATCGGCGATCGCGTCATGATCGGCTGGAATCCCAGCAACTTTGAGCGCATTTACAACAGCAAAAACTAAACGCCCGCAGAAAGCCACCGTGCCGGAAAGATTGACCGGCACTCATAGTGGGACGAACCTCTGGATCACTCATGCACGGGATCACACGTACTGCTTCACAAACTCTATAAAGGTCCGGTCGGCATTGGATAAGTAGCCATCTTTGCGCCATGCCAGCGCCAGATCGAGCCACACCGGCGGATGGAACGGAATCGCTTTTACCTCCGGTTCGTTATCCGTAACCAGCTCCAGTAACGCCGTTACCGCATATTCATGCTTCACAATGCTGAGGATCATCGGCAGCAAATTGGTTTCAAACGAGAAATTGGCGTTTAGCTTGTGCTCTTTGCATACCTTGTCGATGAATTCACGGTGAAAATAACCCGGTTTGAACATCACCAGCTCGTGCCGGAAGAACTCTTCAAATTCAATTTGCTGATGCTGCGCCAGTTCGTGCTCTTTACCGACCACCGCAACCATCTGGGAAGCAAGCAGTGGATCCACTTCCAGATCCGGCGGCAAATCCTGATTGAGAATCACCCCGATATCCAGCTCGCCGGATAACAACATCTTACGAATTGATTGCGTGCCTGCGTCGACTACCGTCA from Vibrio ostreae encodes the following:
- the pilW gene encoding type IV pilus biogenesis/stability protein PilW produces the protein MQFKQLMLVGIITTAGCVTVTDIPDNHPQAMADSRIDLGLGYLSQGNMNKARENLYRAARHAPDYARSQLALAHYLDQVGETEKARHVYLQARLDHPENGDVLNNFGTFLCKHGDYLSADTLFNQALQRPDYNQPAATLENAALCANKSGNQKQAIHYLDRSLNYDPSQATAWLALTRMQLAAGNTEDARNTLRGFSQRFGNPKAVQQLWLEVNAAWGRHKKTSAERRLLLK
- the rlmF gene encoding 23S rRNA (adenine(1618)-N(6))-methyltransferase RlmF, translating into MPKPPLKSSGNHPARVTDKPRCYKNRQDKAEQPKAEHQRKSDVKPGRKPSGKTDPQTASQRTPGQKPGKSPSAKPQSAKQTGKAGLHVRNRHKGNYDFDALCQALPDLKRHLIKNPKGDWTIAFSDPLAVKLLNKALLAHHYGVMNWDIPEGYLCPPIPGRADYIHRVADLLSQDFPALNHKAIRALDIGIGANCIYPIIGVTEYGWSYVGSDVDPVSVKQANLIASNNPLLKGKIAARLQKNSKAMFSGIIGADERFDVTTCNPPFHASLAEAQQGTERKIRNLRDNQRKRGAPVVQMTAPQHSANTLNFGGQKAELWCPGGEAEFIKNMAQESQHFARQVLWFTTLISKSDNVRWMKKQLQKVGAASIQIVEMQQGQKISRFVAWTFHNAEQRKLWLSLKR
- a CDS encoding M48 metallopeptidase family protein — encoded protein: MNPVLKYIQGYPAHIIESVERLVDADKLVSWFEQRYPQRHDVQSEKALYAYTLEIKNQYMKKTAPLSKVVYDGKIHLINNALGLHTYVSRVHGNKIKAKNEIRIASAFKNAPEPLLRMLVVHELAHLREKEHNKAFYQLCCHMEPNYHQLELDARLYMMVLELRAGK
- a CDS encoding glutaredoxin family protein, which translates into the protein MKRVVLYVKDKCPHCKDAQRHLDAKGIKYRLCNAKMERGRKELDAMGARSLPALKIGDRVMIGWNPSNFERIYNSKN
- a CDS encoding LysR family transcriptional regulator, yielding METRHLRHFVTVARNESFTHAAQALHIAQPALSISIKKFEQQLGVVLFKRDERKVTLTHEGQVLLEHATRILQQIEDAQLAIDELKGLVKGEVRLGAPSMMGSYFFPQIVMAFKSHFPHLKMTVVDAGTQSIRKMLLSGELDIGVILNQDLPPDLEVDPLLASQMVAVVGKEHELAQHQQIEFEEFFRHELVMFKPGYFHREFIDKVCKEHKLNANFSFETNLLPMILSIVKHEYAVTALLELVTDNEPEVKAIPFHPPVWLDLALAWRKDGYLSNADRTFIEFVKQYV